In Streptomyces erythrochromogenes, the DNA window AGGCCGGCGGCACGCCGGATGTAACACTGCTCGAAAGGGTGCTCAGTGGCCTTCGGAACATCTAGCGGAGCGGCTCCCCGCTCCACCACCTCCGCGAAGATCGTGGTGGCGGGCGGCTTCGGCGTGGGCAAGACCACGTTCGTCGGAGCCGTGTCCGAGATCAACCCGCTGCGCACCGAAGCCGTCATGACCAGCGCCTCCGCCGGCATCGACGACCTCACGCACACCGGTGACAAGACGACCACCACGGTCGCCATGGACTTCGGCCGCATCACGCTGGACCAGGACCTGATCCTGTACCTCTTCGGTACGCCGGGCCAGGACCGCTTCTGGTTCATGTGGGACGACCTGGTCCGCGGCGCGATCGGTGCGATCGTGCTCGTCGACACGCGCCGTCTCGCCGACTGCTTCCCCGCGGTCGACTACTTCGAG includes these proteins:
- a CDS encoding GTP-binding protein; the encoded protein is MAFGTSSGAAPRSTTSAKIVVAGGFGVGKTTFVGAVSEINPLRTEAVMTSASAGIDDLTHTGDKTTTTVAMDFGRITLDQDLILYLFGTPGQDRFWFMWDDLVRGAIGAIVLVDTRRLADCFPAVDYFENSGLPFVVALNGFEGHQPYTPEEVREALQIGPGAPIITTDARHRADAKSALITLVEHALMARLK